The following proteins are encoded in a genomic region of Gammaproteobacteria bacterium:
- a CDS encoding aminoglycoside phosphotransferase family protein, whose product MAKPSELNTVRVINPTANAITMPAFSQLDPKIVWLSMTAPQRKSISRYSGLNGHWQRLCTEHTFPQGYYSCQSTAQTYFVKVLLPEHGNRTIAADHIVSYLAQHNFIVNRLIEYRVLDLAQGSFFILVYPQLEFRLSDFSSADISALATVTAKIHQLLRHYPQQQQVQRRSGDKHQKLVAHWQLLLDQPDQLNKLPHPAQLILQAHRPSLLNILQIESQVIHGDLNVGNILFTQQTLPCIIDFEDCLTSWASPLQDVAFIIERFILIQHQPQKFTELLTLFLERYLAKLACPLIIDNLQRQPALISQILQALAVKTLVILAQQNHGFDGINLPDEWNKFIQLYQLSVINEPLVTQLTQAVVNSLPLIPSHD is encoded by the coding sequence ATGGCTAAGCCGAGTGAACTCAATACTGTTCGAGTCATTAATCCGACAGCGAACGCGATAACTATGCCAGCGTTTAGTCAACTAGATCCGAAGATAGTATGGCTATCGATGACAGCTCCACAGCGCAAATCAATCAGTCGTTATAGTGGTCTTAACGGCCACTGGCAACGGCTATGTACCGAGCACACTTTTCCTCAAGGCTATTATAGTTGCCAAAGTACTGCGCAAACATATTTTGTCAAAGTACTATTACCTGAGCATGGTAATAGAACTATTGCAGCGGATCACATTGTCAGCTATCTCGCACAGCATAACTTTATCGTTAATCGACTAATTGAGTATCGAGTGCTAGATTTAGCACAAGGCAGTTTCTTTATTTTGGTTTACCCACAACTAGAGTTTAGATTAAGTGATTTTTCAAGTGCAGATATTAGCGCCTTGGCAACCGTAACGGCCAAAATCCATCAGCTACTACGCCATTATCCACAGCAACAGCAGGTACAGAGACGTAGTGGCGATAAACATCAAAAATTAGTCGCGCATTGGCAACTATTATTAGACCAACCGGATCAACTAAATAAGTTACCTCATCCCGCACAACTTATCTTGCAAGCGCACAGACCCTCGCTGCTTAATATTTTACAGATAGAGAGTCAGGTTATTCATGGCGATCTCAATGTCGGAAACATTTTATTTACCCAGCAAACATTGCCCTGCATTATCGATTTTGAAGACTGTTTAACGTCATGGGCCTCACCACTGCAAGATGTCGCATTTATTATTGAACGTTTTATTCTTATCCAGCATCAACCTCAGAAGTTTACCGAGCTGTTGACGCTATTTTTAGAACGCTATCTAGCCAAGTTGGCTTGTCCGCTGATAATCGATAACCTGCAACGTCAGCCTGCTTTGATTAGCCAGATATTACAAGCGCTGGCGGTCAAAACATTGGTGATTCTTGCTCAACAAAATCACGGATTTGATGGCATTAACTTACCCGATGAGTGGAACAAATTCATTCAGCTCTATCAGCTAAGTGTCATCAACGAACCGCTAGTAACTCAATTAACTCAGGCAGTGGTCAATAGCTTGCCACTAATACCCAGCCATGATTGA
- a CDS encoding N-acetylneuraminate synthase family protein yields MSRSNFWQQLSTPFFLPDIGTFFNQDINLALDLINQLAQAKVSVLKGEILHSADICLAGDTIEKYYNSANNTMVKENYRALIERKVVSLDDYRLIFDHARAQSMAIILSVYDEQGADFAKEIGCMAIKIASSNITHQPLIEYIAAKQLPMILDTGHSTLEEVLRAVSWARDAGNYDLLIEHSPPAPPNDVKLHNLRFMQTMGQAAGTPFGLSDHHNGDEMLFAATAMGAIILEKGVCPNNMAAEQDGAHAMPINQVAQTIEKINNIASALGNGYRELPRYRAKYHSRMGLVAKVDIAQGQCLSLANVSFAFPALGIATEYWSEVQGVKTSRDITAKSVINWCDING; encoded by the coding sequence ATGAGTCGCTCTAATTTCTGGCAACAATTATCCACCCCCTTTTTTTTACCTGACATTGGGACCTTTTTTAATCAAGATATTAATCTCGCGCTAGATTTAATCAATCAATTGGCACAGGCTAAGGTTTCTGTTTTAAAAGGTGAAATTTTACACAGTGCTGATATTTGTCTTGCTGGCGATACCATTGAAAAGTATTACAATAGTGCGAACAACACGATGGTTAAAGAGAACTATCGGGCGTTAATTGAGCGCAAAGTGGTTTCGCTTGACGATTATCGACTTATATTCGATCACGCGCGTGCACAATCGATGGCAATAATCTTGTCGGTATATGACGAGCAAGGAGCTGACTTCGCCAAAGAGATCGGTTGCATGGCGATTAAAATCGCATCGTCGAATATAACCCACCAACCTTTAATTGAATATATTGCAGCAAAGCAGCTACCAATGATCTTAGATACCGGACATAGCACGCTCGAAGAGGTTTTACGTGCAGTCAGTTGGGCGCGTGATGCTGGCAACTATGATTTACTGATTGAGCATAGCCCACCCGCACCACCAAACGATGTAAAACTGCACAACTTACGCTTTATGCAGACCATGGGACAAGCCGCTGGTACCCCTTTTGGTTTATCAGATCATCACAATGGTGATGAAATGCTCTTTGCCGCTACGGCAATGGGAGCAATCATTTTAGAAAAAGGTGTTTGCCCCAATAATATGGCAGCTGAGCAAGACGGCGCGCATGCGATGCCGATTAACCAAGTTGCTCAAACAATTGAAAAAATAAATAATATCGCGTCGGCGCTGGGTAATGGCTACCGTGAATTACCAAGATATCGAGCAAAATATCATTCTAGAATGGGCTTAGTGGCTAAAGTTGATATCGCCCAAGGTCAATGCTTATCTCTGGCTAATGTTAGCTTTGCCTTTCCTGCTTTAGGCATAGCAACAGAATATTGGAGTGAAGTGCAAGGGGTCAAGACTAGCCGAGATATTACAGCCAAAAGCGTTATAAACTGGTGTGATATTAATGGCTAA
- the hisH gene encoding imidazole glycerol phosphate synthase subunit HisH gives MRKPAHVSIIDYGASNMANVQHAFEHIGVTVNIVTTAEQILNAERLVFPGVGSFPDAMAQLHRDGLACAIKEAALNKPFLGVCLGMQMLLSSSVEFELTPGLDLIKGQVIKLPQVNSAGQALIIPNTGWARIELQRKSKLLTNVPADNAFYFVHSYHAQVNDPSHQLATSQFDQYPISAIIGKDNILGCQFHPEKSGQLGLKIIQNFLTI, from the coding sequence ATGAGAAAGCCAGCCCACGTTAGCATTATCGATTACGGTGCCAGCAACATGGCCAATGTTCAACACGCTTTTGAGCATATCGGAGTGACTGTTAATATTGTGACCACTGCGGAACAAATATTGAATGCTGAACGCCTAGTTTTCCCCGGCGTAGGCTCATTCCCTGATGCCATGGCGCAGTTACACCGTGACGGTTTGGCCTGTGCAATTAAAGAAGCAGCACTCAATAAACCATTTTTGGGCGTTTGTCTGGGCATGCAGATGTTACTGTCGAGCAGTGTTGAGTTTGAATTAACCCCAGGTTTAGACCTCATTAAAGGCCAAGTAATTAAATTACCTCAGGTAAATAGCGCTGGGCAGGCCTTAATCATACCTAATACTGGCTGGGCCAGGATTGAATTGCAACGCAAAAGCAAGTTACTAACGAATGTGCCAGCCGACAATGCCTTTTATTTTGTTCACTCGTACCATGCTCAAGTCAATGATCCGAGTCATCAACTGGCGACTAGTCAATTCGATCAATATCCAATTAGTGCCATTATTGGCAAAGACAATATTCTCGGTTGCCAATTTCATCCTGAAAAATCAGGTCAGTTGGGACTAAAAATAATACAAAACTTTTTGACCATTTAG
- the hisF gene encoding imidazole glycerol phosphate synthase subunit HisF has translation MAGQAPVIRLIPRLDIKGKHLIKGIHLEGLRKVGAPNEFAQRYYQQGAEELIYMDVVASLYGRNSLTELVKEAVKSVFIPITVGGGIRSIADAKALLRVGADKIAINTAATKTPELINQMAKKFGSQSVVISIEAKETTPGHWQVYTDNGREKTGRNVLDWVVESAERGAGELLLTSIDREGTRQGFDLNLIKQVRQLVNIPIITSGGLGSTNDAVAGINAGANAIALADVLHFDRLSLGEIHQELRHQGFPVRPTEHFTDEKASPR, from the coding sequence ATGGCAGGACAAGCACCAGTGATCAGATTAATACCAAGATTAGACATAAAAGGGAAACATCTAATCAAAGGCATTCACCTAGAGGGGTTACGAAAAGTCGGCGCCCCAAATGAATTTGCTCAACGTTATTACCAGCAAGGAGCTGAAGAACTGATATATATGGACGTTGTAGCATCACTTTATGGCCGTAATTCTTTAACCGAGCTCGTTAAAGAAGCCGTCAAATCAGTTTTTATCCCCATTACGGTCGGTGGCGGTATTCGCTCGATAGCTGATGCCAAAGCATTGCTGCGTGTTGGTGCCGACAAAATAGCAATTAATACCGCCGCGACTAAAACTCCCGAACTCATCAATCAAATGGCCAAGAAATTTGGTAGCCAAAGCGTTGTAATTTCGATTGAAGCAAAAGAAACTACCCCAGGCCACTGGCAAGTCTATACCGATAATGGCCGTGAAAAAACAGGTCGAAATGTTCTAGACTGGGTAGTTGAATCCGCTGAGCGTGGTGCAGGAGAATTACTGCTGACATCAATCGATCGTGAAGGTACTCGTCAAGGTTTTGATCTTAATTTAATTAAGCAAGTTCGCCAATTAGTCAACATTCCTATTATCACCTCTGGTGGTCTTGGCAGTACAAATGATGCAGTTGCAGGGATCAATGCAGGAGCCAATGCCATAGCCCTAGCTGATGTTTTACACTTTGACCGCTTAAGCCTAGGCGAGATACATCAAGAGTTACGCCACCAGGGTTTCCCGGTGCGCCCAACGGAGCATTTCACCGATGAGAAAGCCAGCCCACGTTAG
- a CDS encoding N-acetyl sugar amidotransferase codes for MPHIIPKPQTVNYDDFSPSNQDLKIKYGLPGEVLFCKKCTISNQRPNSVVEYKHTKDSLKKTINFDAEGVCDACTMAERKHNTIDWQHREQELKALCDKHRSTDGSYDCLLPGSGGKDSFYAAHILKEKYGMHPYTVTWAPHMYTDWGWRNFQRWIHAGFDNMLMTPNGRVHRLLTRLAVENLFHPFQPFMIGQKALAPKMAAMLNIPLVFFGENEAEYGNPIADNETAQRDWDYFTMEDQSKINISGVSIQSLKDDFGLTKADLDPYMPANPDTLRKAGVQVQYLGYYLKWHPQSCYYYTHEHGGFEVSPERSPGTYSKYNSIDDKIDDLHYFTTATKFGIGRATYDSAQEIRSLDIEREEGVALVKRFDHEFPDRFIDEIFTYLSIPESEFPLASKQFEQPIIDRSYFDQLTDSFRSPHLWQFDQQTWQVRDAVWQDKHQ; via the coding sequence ATGCCACATATTATACCTAAGCCACAAACCGTAAACTACGATGACTTTTCGCCGTCAAACCAAGATCTCAAGATAAAATATGGCCTGCCTGGCGAGGTGCTTTTTTGTAAGAAATGTACCATTTCAAACCAACGTCCTAATTCCGTCGTCGAATATAAACACACCAAAGACAGCCTCAAGAAAACAATAAACTTTGACGCTGAAGGAGTTTGCGACGCCTGTACAATGGCAGAACGCAAGCACAATACAATCGATTGGCAACATAGAGAACAAGAGCTTAAAGCACTATGTGACAAGCATCGCTCTACCGATGGTTCTTATGATTGCTTACTGCCTGGCTCTGGTGGCAAAGACAGCTTTTATGCCGCCCACATCCTAAAAGAAAAATATGGCATGCATCCTTATACGGTGACCTGGGCGCCACATATGTATACCGATTGGGGCTGGCGTAATTTTCAGCGCTGGATCCACGCCGGTTTCGATAATATGCTAATGACACCCAACGGTCGGGTTCATAGACTACTAACCCGTTTGGCGGTTGAAAATTTATTCCATCCTTTTCAGCCATTCATGATTGGTCAAAAAGCGCTTGCGCCTAAAATGGCGGCAATGCTTAACATTCCTTTAGTCTTTTTTGGCGAAAATGAAGCCGAGTATGGTAATCCCATCGCTGATAATGAAACAGCCCAGCGTGATTGGGACTATTTTACGATGGAAGACCAATCTAAAATCAATATTAGCGGTGTATCAATTCAATCTTTAAAAGATGATTTTGGTTTGACCAAAGCCGATCTAGACCCTTACATGCCAGCGAACCCAGATACTTTACGCAAGGCTGGGGTACAAGTTCAATATTTGGGTTATTACCTAAAATGGCATCCACAAAGCTGCTACTACTATACTCATGAGCATGGAGGGTTTGAAGTTTCTCCTGAACGTAGCCCGGGTACTTATAGTAAATACAATTCAATTGACGATAAGATTGATGATCTGCATTATTTCACCACCGCGACTAAGTTTGGCATTGGGCGCGCTACGTATGACAGCGCACAGGAAATTCGCTCACTGGATATTGAACGTGAAGAAGGTGTAGCCTTAGTTAAACGCTTTGATCATGAATTTCCAGACCGTTTTATTGACGAAATATTTACCTATTTATCAATACCAGAGTCGGAGTTTCCGCTTGCAAGCAAACAATTTGAGCAGCCGATCATCGACCGCAGTTATTTTGATCAATTAACGGATAGTTTCCGCTCCCCCCATCTGTGGCAGTTCGACCAACAGACTTGGCAAGTTCGTGATGCGGTATGGCAGGACAAGCACCAGTGA
- a CDS encoding flagellin FliC: MSLFVQTNVASLNGQRNLGNSTNALSTSMQRLSSGLRINSAKDDAAGLQISNRLTSQINGLGVAQRNAQDGISMAATAEGALQESTNILQRMRDLAVQSANGSNSDADRTSIGKEISALQTELTRIAEKTSFGDQTLLDGSFSKVDFQVGAKANETIQVDIGSMDAETLAVDSGDIGVSVASAAQDAISKIDTAIATVDAQRADLGAVQNRFEHTISNLANVQENVSASRSRIRDTDFATETAAMTRNQILQQAGTSILAQANQLPQSALSLLG; this comes from the coding sequence ATGTCTTTATTTGTTCAAACAAACGTTGCCTCATTAAATGGTCAACGTAATTTAGGTAACTCAACGAATGCGTTGTCGACCTCAATGCAACGTTTATCTTCAGGCTTGCGGATTAATAGCGCGAAGGATGACGCGGCAGGTTTACAAATTTCGAATCGTTTAACATCGCAAATAAACGGCTTAGGGGTCGCACAACGAAATGCTCAAGATGGCATCTCAATGGCTGCGACCGCTGAAGGGGCGCTGCAGGAGTCAACTAACATTTTACAGCGGATGCGAGATTTGGCGGTGCAATCTGCCAACGGCTCGAACTCAGACGCTGACCGTACTTCTATTGGCAAAGAGATTAGTGCGCTGCAAACAGAATTAACCCGAATTGCCGAAAAAACATCGTTTGGTGATCAAACGTTGTTAGATGGTAGTTTTTCTAAGGTAGATTTTCAGGTTGGTGCCAAAGCCAATGAAACAATTCAGGTTGATATCGGCTCAATGGATGCAGAGACACTTGCTGTTGACTCCGGCGATATTGGGGTGAGTGTTGCTTCTGCAGCGCAAGATGCTATTAGCAAGATCGATACTGCCATCGCTACGGTTGATGCGCAACGTGCTGATTTAGGTGCGGTTCAAAATAGGTTCGAGCATACTATTTCTAACTTGGCTAATGTTCAGGAAAACGTATCGGCGTCGCGTAGCCGTATTCGTGATACTGACTTTGCGACTGAAACAGCAGCAATGACTCGAAACCAAATACTCCAGCAGGCAGGTACTTCCATCCTTGCTCAGGCTAATCAATTACCACAATCTGCATTAAGCCTATTGGGATAA
- a CDS encoding flagellin FliC: MSLFVQTNVASLNGQRNLSNSTNALSTSMQRLSSGLRINSAKDDAAGLQISNRLTSQINGLGVAQRNAQDGISMAATAEGALQESTNILQRMRDLAVQSANGSNSDADRTSIGKEISALQTELTRIADKTAFGDRKLLQGSFSGGVQFQVGAKANETITISITTMDATTLSVAAADLGVSVASAAQAAIGRIDSAIAKVDAQRADLGAVQNRFEHTISNLANVQENVSASRSRIRDTDFATETAAMTRNQILQQAGTSILAQANQLPQSALSLLG; the protein is encoded by the coding sequence ATGTCTTTATTTGTCCAAACAAACGTTGCTTCATTAAACGGTCAGCGTAATTTGAGCAACTCTACTAATGCATTATCAACTTCTATGCAGCGTTTGTCTTCTGGCTTACGAATCAATAGCGCTAAAGATGATGCTGCAGGCCTGCAAATTTCGAATCGCTTAACTTCGCAAATTAATGGTTTAGGGGTTGCACAACGAAATGCTCAAGATGGTATCTCGATGGCGGCGACCGCTGAAGGGGCGTTGCAAGAGTCAACTAACATTTTACAGCGGATGCGAGACCTAGCTGTACAGTCTGCCAACGGCTCGAACTCAGACGCTGACCGTACCTCTATAGGTAAAGAAATTAGCGCACTACAAACGGAATTGACCCGTATTGCAGACAAAACAGCGTTTGGCGATCGTAAACTATTGCAAGGTAGTTTTTCTGGTGGTGTTCAATTCCAAGTGGGGGCTAAGGCTAACGAGACTATTACAATCTCAATTACTACGATGGATGCGACAACTCTTTCTGTTGCGGCTGCGGATCTTGGTGTGAGTGTTGCTTCTGCTGCGCAAGCCGCTATTGGTCGAATCGATAGTGCAATTGCAAAGGTTGATGCTCAGCGTGCAGATTTAGGTGCGGTTCAAAATCGCTTTGAACACACAATTTCCAACTTGGCTAATGTCCAAGAAAATGTATCAGCGTCACGTAGTCGTATTCGTGATACTGATTTTGCAACTGAAACAGCTGCAATGACTCGAAATCAAATATTACAACAAGCAGGTACTTCAATCTTAGCGCAGGCTAATCAATTGCCACAGTCGGCATTAAGCTTATTAGGTTAA
- a CDS encoding flagellin FliC codes for MSLFVQTNVASLNGQRNLSNSTNALSTSMQRLSSGLRINSAKDDAAGLQISNRLTSQINGLGVAQRNAQDGISMAATAEGALQESTNILQRMRDLSVQAANGSNSTADRTSIGKEISALQTELTRIADKTSFGDRKLLQGSFNAGVEFQVGAKANETITITIASMDASKLGVESGTLGVSTAADAQTAIALIDTAIATVDTQRADLGAVQNRFEHTISNLANVQENVSASRSRIRDTDFATETAAMTRNQILQQAGTSILAQANQLPQSALSLLG; via the coding sequence ATGTCTTTATTCGTACAAACAAACGTCGCCTCATTAAACGGCCAGCGTAATTTAAGTAATTCAACAAATGCTTTATCTACTTCGATGCAGCGCTTATCTTCTGGTTTACGAATTAATAGCGCCAAAGATGATGCCGCAGGTCTGCAGATTTCTAACCGTTTGACCTCGCAAATAAATGGATTAGGGGTAGCACAACGAAATGCTCAAGATGGTATTTCAATGGCAGCAACGGCAGAAGGTGCGTTACAAGAATCAACTAATATCTTGCAACGAATGCGTGATTTATCGGTGCAAGCGGCTAACGGTTCGAACTCAACAGCTGACCGTACGTCTATTGGTAAAGAAATATCAGCACTGCAAACAGAACTAACTCGAATTGCTGACAAAACATCTTTCGGTGACCGCAAACTATTGCAGGGTAGTTTTAATGCTGGGGTTGAGTTTCAAGTGGGTGCCAAGGCTAATGAAACGATCACGATCACTATCGCATCTATGGATGCATCTAAATTAGGGGTTGAATCTGGCACCTTAGGCGTTTCAACTGCTGCCGATGCTCAAACAGCGATTGCTTTAATCGATACCGCAATTGCCACTGTAGATACTCAGCGTGCCGATTTAGGTGCGGTGCAAAATCGCTTTGAACACACTATATCTAACCTGGCTAATGTTCAAGAAAATGTATCAGCGTCACGTAGCCGTATTCGTGACACCGACTTTGCGACAGAAACTGCTGCGATGACTCGGAACCAGATATTACAACAAGCAGGTACTTCAATTCTGGCGCAGGCGAATCAGTTGCCGCAATCAGCACTGAGCTTGTTAGGCTAA
- a CDS encoding flagellin FliC codes for MSLFVQTNVASLNGQRNLSNSTNSLATSMQRLSSGLRINSAKDDAAGLQISNRLTSQINGLGVAQRNAQDGISMAATAEGALQESTNILQRMRDLSVQAANGSNSTADRTSIGKEITALQTELTRIADKTSFGDRKLLQGSFAAGVDFQVGAKANETIQITITSMDASTLGVHGAALGVGTAASAQSAIGQIDLAIAAVDTQRADLGAVQNRFEHTISNLANVQENVSASRSRIRDTDFATETAAMTRNQILQQAGTSILAQANQLPQSALSLLG; via the coding sequence ATGTCTTTATTCGTACAAACAAACGTCGCCTCGTTAAACGGTCAACGTAATTTAAGCAACTCAACTAATTCGTTAGCAACGTCAATGCAACGTTTGTCTTCTGGCTTGCGTATTAACAGCGCTAAAGATGATGCTGCAGGACTACAAATATCCAACCGCTTAACCTCGCAAATAAATGGTCTAGGCGTGGCGCAGCGAAATGCTCAAGACGGTATTTCAATGGCGGCAACAGCAGAAGGCGCGTTACAAGAGTCAACAAATATCTTGCAACGGATGCGTGATTTGTCGGTGCAAGCGGCTAACGGCTCAAATTCAACGGCTGACCGGACCTCGATTGGTAAGGAAATTACTGCGTTGCAAACTGAGTTAACTCGAATAGCTGATAAAACATCGTTTGGTGACCGTAAGCTATTACAGGGTAGCTTTGCTGCTGGGGTTGATTTTCAAGTGGGCGCCAAAGCGAATGAAACGATTCAAATTACGATCACCTCAATGGACGCTTCAACGCTAGGGGTTCATGGAGCGGCACTAGGTGTTGGTACTGCAGCATCGGCTCAGTCGGCAATTGGCCAAATAGATTTAGCTATTGCGGCAGTTGATACTCAGCGTGCCGATTTAGGTGCGGTGCAAAATCGTTTTGAACACACCATTTCTAACTTGGCTAATGTCCAGGAAAATGTATCTGCGTCTCGTAGCCGTATTCGAGATACTGATTTTGCGACAGAGACTGCCGCTATGACTCGTAATCAAATATTACAACAAGCTGGCACTTCAATTTTGGCGCAGGCTAATCAGTTGCCACAGTCAGCATTAAGCTTATTAGGTTAA